Genomic segment of Caproiciproducens sp. NJN-50:
AGCTTAAATCACCAGGATTTTCAGTATATCCGTCCAAAACAACGATTTTCATATGGTTCCTCCTGATTGAATCAATCTTATCACACGTTTTTTAACCCAGTCTGCCTATGAGCCCGTTTAATTCAGACTTTCTGCATTAGTCAGACCTTCACAAACTGTTGTGCGTATTCCTTATTCCTGTAAATGTCGAAAAAAAGGAATATGTCTCTCACCGATTCACTTTTCAATTGAAACCGTTCACATCCTGCACAGTATAACATTTAGAACTCATCAGTTCAATGCTTAACTTAATAATTCTCTTCAACCACCGCAGTATAATTGACCTAAAACATCGGAGAAAATTGATTTCTTCAAAACCGCTATAATGACGCAGAGAAATGCGCTACCCTAGGCTCTTTATCTTACGGACAGTTATGCGTGTCTTCTTTCCGAGCCGGGAACCCTAAAACGAAAATTAAAGAAAAAGGACCTCCTGTTGCAAATATAGAAAATACGACAGGAGGTTTATTAAATGACGGAAAAAAGGGAACAAAGGAATGCCGTAGGCGCGAAAGACGCTTCGAAACAATTTTGCAATAGGCGATTGTTCAAAGCAACTGCCGGAAAGGCAAAGGAATACGCCCTGAAACGGCTTAGAAAGCCCAATCAAGGCGTATTTTTTGCATTATTTGGGAATAGGTTGTTTCGCAACAACCCCATCATTTAGTAGGCAGCCAGGCCTTCACCGCGTTCGCGCTGCCGTTCATTCACGAGCCTCACAGAAATTCAGCCCAAAAATCGGTCATAGAATAGCCGCGATGGAATTTACAAATTTAGGAACAGCGGTTGCAAGCGCGGAGACAGTCAGAATCAGGCAGAAACCATAACTGATTGTCATACAGATTTGCAGCACGCGGGGTGTCTTCGTTCCGGCATTGATGTCTTTCCTCCAGAGAAGCATACATATAAACAGGCCGGAAACCGGTGTTGCAACCGCGGTTGCAACGTTGGAAAGATAAATCAGCTGAACGGGCGAACCGTTGTAGCTGAAGGCAATAACCGCACAGATAATCAGAACGATCATGGAACCCCATCGGATACTTTTATCCGCCAGATTTGTCGGCTTGTTAAATCCGGCATTCAGCAAAACAACCGTACGCTGCGTATTGCCAAGCAGCGAAGAGAACGCCGCCCCAAGCAATGCGATTCCCATGATATATCGCGCCGCATTTCCCAAGACGGGAACCAGCATGTCGGCCAGCTGCTGAGGGCTGTTCAGCACTTTATGCGTCGGGTGAAGCACGATGGCGCCCACCAGTACCATGGCGCCGCTGATCAGAATGACTTCGACAATATGTGCAATGGTATCGGTCGTCATGACGCCGTTGGTCAAATCCTCTTTCTTCCATTTCTTTTCCGCACCCAAATAGGTTCCGTAAACTCCGGTTGTGACGGAAGCGTTGGTGCTGATGAAAGCCAGGGAGAGCGCCAAGCTGCCGGCGGGGAAATACCAGTGGGTTAGGCCGCTTATGGCCTCTCCGCCGGAAAAGTCGCCGGTACCGATCAGAGTGGCGTAAAACGATACTATCATGCCGAGAATGCAAAGCAGGATCGCCTTTTCAACCTTGGAATAGACGTCCTTTGCGAAATAGCAATAGATCATAACCGCAATCATAATAATGGAACCAAGTTTCCAGTTGATCCCAAACAGAAGAGTCATGCCAGCACCTGTGCCGGAGATATTTCCCATCGTAAAGAACATGCATGCAAGGAAGCTCGCGACCCCGACAAAACCCGCCGCAAATTTCCCATAGTAATGGCGGATTGCGTGAATCGCCGGCAGACCGGTCAAAAGGGAAATGCGGTATGTAGTAAGTAAAAACGAAGTGCCCATGAATGCGATGGGAATCAGCAGCCAAAGCATCGCATAGCCATAGTTGGAGCCCAGCATGGAAGCCGTGGTGATTGCGCCGGGGCCAATGACAATGCCGGTCAGAACAATGCTTGGACCAACCCTTTTCAAAAGTTCTTTCGCAGGGAGCCTTTTTGTAGAAGCCTCATTTATTCCTTCCTCCGGAGGGGTTGGTGTATTCTCATTCAAAACCTTTCATCTCCTTCTCAATCCTGTCCCCAAAGAGTTTTCCCCGCAAGAGATGCTGCACGGAATTCACAGGATCGTTTGTTTCGGATAAAACTCCTTCACCCATAATGAATTTCTCCAATTCTTTTTAGAATATGAAGTCCGAAGCTCCGCATAGGCAATCTGGAAGAAAAAACGATTTAACGAAAAGACCTTTGCCGCCGGAGGCCCGGCCAGCCATTTCGGGCCGGAGCCGCGCGGCAATCTCCTTTCCGTCAGACAAGGTTGACCTTTTCCACGCCGGAATCTTTCAAGGCCTGAGTTACTCTGTCTTTTTCCTCCTGGCTCAGCGGGATCAGCGGGGGGCGCATCAGCGGCAGAGAAAAGACTTTGCGCTGAACGAGGAATTCCTTCATGCGGGCATGCGCTTCACCGCTCGGCTGGCCAATTCCGTAGATAGCGCTGGATGCCGGGAACAGCTTTTCATTGATTTTCTTTGCCGCGACCAAATCGTTCGTCTTCATCGCTTGGTAAAGTGCGGTTACCAGTTCCGGCACGCAGCCGGAAAATCCGACGAGACAGCCATCAATGCTCTGGATCATGGTGGAAAGCAGGTTTTCGTCGTGGCAGGTGATGAGGCTGATTTCCGGAGCCTCTTTTTGCAGAGTGCGCACGTCCCTTTCGTATAAAGGCATGTCGCGCGTGCCCATTTTAACGGCTACCACGTTCGGAATCCTCACCATTTTCAACAGCAGGTCGATCGGGTAAAATGCCTTGGTGTTCGATGGATACAGATGAAGGATAATCTTAATGTCGATCGCCGCGGCAATGTCCTGAACGAACTTCAGAGCTGCCTCCGGCTTCACGCCGAACCTGAGCCACAAATGCGGCGGCATCAGCAGGATCCCGTCCGCCCCCGCTTCCTGTGCGGCTTTCGCGTGCTCAATGGCCTCGAACGTTCCCTCGGCCGAAACACCGGAGACAACCAGAGCTCTGCCCTTTACCTGATCTGCGGCGATCTTGGTGATACGGGCTCTCTCTTCCGGAAGGAACCCGGTGATTTCACCCGTGTGCCCGTTTGTGACGAGGCCCTTGATTCCGGCATCCGTGTAGGTAAGAAGCCAGTCGATATAGTTGCGGAATTCTTTCTCATTGATCGAATAGTCCGCATTCAGAGGAACCATAATCGCCGGGAAGACGCCGCCCCATTTTTTTTCCATAATAAAATACCTCCAGTCGATAATTTAAGAAAACGTTTTCTGCTTTCTGTTTTTTATTATAGAAAACCTTTTCTATGTTGTCAATATCATATATTTGAATTTTTGTACGAAAATATTGTCTAAAACACACAAACAAGGCCTCCCCAAATAGGAGAGGCCTTGTTTGTGTGTTTTCCAATGTCAGAACAGTTTTAGATTCCGGACGGACTGGCGTTCTACAATCGAAGCGTCCATAGTGATATTTTTATCTTCTTCGCCGTTTACAATATAATCCACGGCCATTTTCCCCATTTCATAGTGAGGGATCCGCAGGGTGGTAAGCGGAGGATGCATATATTTCGCCTCCGAGATATCCCCAATGCTGATGATGGAAAGATCTCTCGGAGTTTTCAGCTCCAATTTTCGAATGGCGCTCATCGCTCCCACCGCGATATTATCATTGGCACAGCAGATGGCTGTGCAGTCATTCACACGCTGCAACAGCCGCTGGCATGCGTTAAAGCCGCCCGTCTGCGAAAAATCGCTTGTGACCGTATATTCGTTGGGGCAGTCGAGACCGGCGTTCCGCATGGCGCTCTGATATCCGCGGAGGCGCTCCATGGACGTAAACACTTTCTGCGGCCCGCCGATAAAACCGATCTTTCTGTGGCCGCGCTCTATCAGATATTGAGTAATGGACCGGCCGGCCTCAAAATCGTCGATCATCACATAAGGCATACTGACTCCCTGCGGCGCCAGGGTGATGATGCGCAGCCCGTATTTTTTATGCCGTTCCATCTGCTGGAGAAGCGTTCGCTTATAATCTTCCTGATCGAGGCCGCCGCCGGTCAGAATAATCCCCTTGACTCTGTGTTGCCATAAAAGATCGTGATACGTCAGTTCGTCGCGGGGATTGCGCCCCGTATTGCAGACAAAAGAGAGGCAGCCAAGCTCACTTGCGCGATTCGTAACTCCTTTTGCGATTTCGCCGAAATAGGAGTCGGAGATATCCCTCACAATCAGCCCTATAATATCGCTGGCATTCTTGCGAACTCCCTGGGCAGCCTTGTTGGGACTGTATTGTAAAGCTTCGATCGCTTTCAGGACCTTTTCCCGCGTATCCGAGGCGACCGGGTACGCAACATTGTTGATGATTCGGGAGACCGTAGTTACGGACACTCCCGCCTGCCGCGCCACATCTACAATTGTAATGCCACGGTTCATGGCTATTCTCCCAAATATGTATTTTTTGTCTCAAAGGATATTTTTATCTGTCCGCATTATTAATTATATTAGAAAAAAATGAAATTACAATAACTTTTCGAAAGATTCTTGGCGCCAAATTGAAATAGCGACAAACAATCGCCGGCCAAGTTTGAAGTGATAACCTGTATCGTCTCCCGTTCCGACTGCGCGAACACGATGTAGATATTAAGCATCGGAAGGTATTGCCGCAGATGAGGTAATCCGTGTTGAATTTGATGATAGAGAGCCTGATCATATCCGGAAATTCCTATACCCGGACATCTTCCCGCAGCGGATTGGGAACAGACATGGTATAAGGCATATACAAAATTCGCATATAATCCGAGAGGTTAATTAAGCGCTAAACCGAATTCAGCTTAAAATCAGGACTCTGGAAAAAAACAATACATATGATATAATAACTTTAGAGAAAGCTCAAATTATGAATCAGGAGGCGAGCGTTATGCTTGGAGCTGGTCTGTTGAATATTGGAAGTCTTGTACTTGGGCTGATCGCATGGGTACTTCCCGCAGTGAATCTCGCTCAGGCCAAAAACTCTGATTGCAGGAACTGGGCCTTATCCGTGGTTAGCGTTAGTGCCTGCGCTGTTGCGCTGTGCATGCAGATCTTCTACAGTGAGCATCTAGTTAAAATACAAGACTGGTCAGCACTGATGGACACATCTCATTCAACGGCATGGATCTCCACGATGCTGCTCGTAGTTACCATCGTACTAAACACGATCACATTTGTCGTTTACCACAAGAATATCAATAACGGCAATGAACGCTAGGTTTGTTTATAGAAGTCTCGTCTATGAAAAATAATAAGAGGAATAAGCATATAATATGGGCTTTCCGGCTTGCCGCTCTCGCCGCTTGCTCCATATGGCTTTACCGGGGAAACACCTCAATTCAAACCACACAGGTCAGGATCAGCAGTGAAAGGATTCCGGTATCGTTTGATGGATTTGTCATCGTTCATGTATCCGACCTGCATAACGCTGAATTTGGGAACAATCAAGACGGGTTACTTGAAGCGGTAAAAGATGCTGCTCCTAATTTGATTGCCATTACTGGGGACCTGATCGATTCAAGGCATACCAACATTACAAAAGCGATGGAATTCATCAATGGCGCCGTCACGATCGCCCCGGTATATTATGTCACCGGAAATCATGAGTCAAGAATCAGCGAATATCCCCAGATAGAAAAGCAGATGGCAGAAGCCGGTGTTATCATACTGAGAAATCAAGGCACTGCTCTGAAACGCAAAGGAAATGGCATCCGTCTTCTGGGGCTGGATGATCCGGACTTTATAAGAAGGGGCAATCCGGCCAACCCATTAAGCACGGCTGACGCTATGCTAAAAAACTTGTTGAACAACAACAGCAGTTATACGGTTTTGCTGTCCCATAGACCGGAGTTGTTCGACATATACTCAGCCAATGACATTGATTTGGTGTTGAGCGGTCACGCCCATGGCGGACAGGTTCGGGTCCCTTTTATCGGAGGGCTTGTGGCACCAAATCAGGGGGTATTTCCCAAATATTATGAGGGTGTTTACGAAAAAGGCCGGACAAAAATGGTCGTCAGCCGTGGATTAGGCAACAGTATTGCTCCTGTACGCATCAATAATCGGCCGGAGCTAGTTGTTATTACCCTCTCGTCATAATCGATATACTCCTATTTGTGAACAAATCGGATTCATTAGCTGCTGATCGTGATAGAAGAAGTGATTTTTCCGCTGTCTGGCTGGAGATGTCCGCTGACAGTTGCAGGGGAAAACACACTGACGCTCAATGAGAGGATTTGGTATTTTCCTCTTTATTGGTTTGATTATAATCATGCAAATGCGACTCGCATTATTAGAACGGGAAGTGTCAGGCAACAGGAATTTGTAAGAGAGGAAAATTAAAATATGTGTACTGATTTTGTAAACTTAACAACAGAAAACCTTGTTAATGAGCATTTATGCTGTATTATACGCAGTAAAAAGCTCCATCCGGGTGTTGAAGCGAAGCGGGAGTGGCTTTCTGGCCGACTAGATGAAGGTCATGTTTTTAGAAAGTTAAATGCAAAAGCTACGGTTTTCATTGAATATGCTCCCCTTGAAACCGCTTGGGTTCCCATAATCGGTGACAACTATTATTATGTGTATTGCTTATGGGTTTCTGGTAGTCACAAAGGCAAGGGGTATGGGAAATCGCTGATGGAGTATTGTTTGGCTGATGCCAAAAAAAAGAGGAAATCCGGCATTTGCATGCTCGGGGCAAAGAAACAAAAATCCTGGCTTTCAGACCAATCATTTGCGAAGAAGTTCGGCTTTGAGGTTGTCGATAGCACCAATAATGGTTATGAATTGCTTGCACTTTCTTTTGACGGAACAATGCCAAAGTTCGCACAAAATGTTAAAAACGAAGAAATTGAAAGCAAAGAGCTAACAATTTATTATGATATGCAGTGCCCCTATATCTATCAAAACATTGAGATGATAAAACAGTATTGTGAAATGAATAACGTTCCCGTATCTTTCATTCAAGTGGATACGCTACAAAAAGCAAAGGAATTGCCTTGTGTTTTCAATAACTGGGGTGTGTTTTATAAAGGGAATTTTGAGACGGTGAATTTGTTAGATATCGCCTATTTAAAGAGAATATTTAAAAAATGAAAATACAATTTTGGCTTTCACATTGATTATTAGGACTATCTATGATTTGCTACGTCTTCGGTGCGAAAAGGTGAAAGAAAAACATAATAACCGGATGACCAGCCGCGCCGGAATCCAGGCGGCAAACCATTCCTCTTCCCGATGCCGCCGAGAGGAGGAT
This window contains:
- a CDS encoding LacI family DNA-binding transcriptional regulator — encoded protein: MNRGITIVDVARQAGVSVTTVSRIINNVAYPVASDTREKVLKAIEALQYSPNKAAQGVRKNASDIIGLIVRDISDSYFGEIAKGVTNRASELGCLSFVCNTGRNPRDELTYHDLLWQHRVKGIILTGGGLDQEDYKRTLLQQMERHKKYGLRIITLAPQGVSMPYVMIDDFEAGRSITQYLIERGHRKIGFIGGPQKVFTSMERLRGYQSAMRNAGLDCPNEYTVTSDFSQTGGFNACQRLLQRVNDCTAICCANDNIAVGAMSAIRKLELKTPRDLSIISIGDISEAKYMHPPLTTLRIPHYEMGKMAVDYIVNGEEDKNITMDASIVERQSVRNLKLF
- a CDS encoding dihydrodipicolinate synthase family protein produces the protein MEKKWGGVFPAIMVPLNADYSINEKEFRNYIDWLLTYTDAGIKGLVTNGHTGEITGFLPEERARITKIAADQVKGRALVVSGVSAEGTFEAIEHAKAAQEAGADGILLMPPHLWLRFGVKPEAALKFVQDIAAAIDIKIILHLYPSNTKAFYPIDLLLKMVRIPNVVAVKMGTRDMPLYERDVRTLQKEAPEISLITCHDENLLSTMIQSIDGCLVGFSGCVPELVTALYQAMKTNDLVAAKKINEKLFPASSAIYGIGQPSGEAHARMKEFLVQRKVFSLPLMRPPLIPLSQEEKDRVTQALKDSGVEKVNLV
- a CDS encoding metallophosphoesterase, which codes for MKNNKRNKHIIWAFRLAALAACSIWLYRGNTSIQTTQVRISSERIPVSFDGFVIVHVSDLHNAEFGNNQDGLLEAVKDAAPNLIAITGDLIDSRHTNITKAMEFINGAVTIAPVYYVTGNHESRISEYPQIEKQMAEAGVIILRNQGTALKRKGNGIRLLGLDDPDFIRRGNPANPLSTADAMLKNLLNNNSSYTVLLSHRPELFDIYSANDIDLVLSGHAHGGQVRVPFIGGLVAPNQGVFPKYYEGVYEKGRTKMVVSRGLGNSIAPVRINNRPELVVITLSS
- a CDS encoding N-acetyltransferase; this translates as MCTDFVNLTTENLVNEHLCCIIRSKKLHPGVEAKREWLSGRLDEGHVFRKLNAKATVFIEYAPLETAWVPIIGDNYYYVYCLWVSGSHKGKGYGKSLMEYCLADAKKKRKSGICMLGAKKQKSWLSDQSFAKKFGFEVVDSTNNGYELLALSFDGTMPKFAQNVKNEEIESKELTIYYDMQCPYIYQNIEMIKQYCEMNNVPVSFIQVDTLQKAKELPCVFNNWGVFYKGNFETVNLLDIAYLKRIFKK
- a CDS encoding NRAMP family divalent metal transporter yields the protein MNENTPTPPEEGINEASTKRLPAKELLKRVGPSIVLTGIVIGPGAITTASMLGSNYGYAMLWLLIPIAFMGTSFLLTTYRISLLTGLPAIHAIRHYYGKFAAGFVGVASFLACMFFTMGNISGTGAGMTLLFGINWKLGSIIMIAVMIYCYFAKDVYSKVEKAILLCILGMIVSFYATLIGTGDFSGGEAISGLTHWYFPAGSLALSLAFISTNASVTTGVYGTYLGAEKKWKKEDLTNGVMTTDTIAHIVEVILISGAMVLVGAIVLHPTHKVLNSPQQLADMLVPVLGNAARYIMGIALLGAAFSSLLGNTQRTVVLLNAGFNKPTNLADKSIRWGSMIVLIICAVIAFSYNGSPVQLIYLSNVATAVATPVSGLFICMLLWRKDINAGTKTPRVLQICMTISYGFCLILTVSALATAVPKFVNSIAAIL